In a single window of the Gossypium hirsutum isolate 1008001.06 chromosome D02, Gossypium_hirsutum_v2.1, whole genome shotgun sequence genome:
- the LOC107910565 gene encoding nuclear poly(A) polymerase 3 isoform X7 → MKEERSLSLLQLMVNEGLVPSPEEEENRKTVIEKLKQIVVAWVKRVAWQRRLPKQDIAVTSATLLTYGSYGLGVHGSESDIDALCVGPYFATMNLDILNPVFLRDIDETGWKSLSRVLANTQICRLVPDLKKFQSMLRCVKFWAKRRGVYGNLNGFLGGIHLAILAAFVCQCDPFVGLSALISHFFKKFAFWPWPRPVELQDETLHPTLNPTETRLYMPIRLPFSSYEYCHSNITKSTFYKIRTEFLRGHNLTKDLLKFDFDWHNVLEPFPYTKKYAWFLKIFLSASKQDELGDWVGWIKSRFCCLLFKLEEVQGLCDPNPAEYIDVNIADPHVIFYWGLQAGKTNAIDIKSVKDVFWRNISTGYQGPFGKIELSIVQASQVPKSAQFDTLSQKKKACWKMMDYHQRRIPIYSQHVPQYIVGYVSTNGDPEYPSAGV, encoded by the exons ATGAAAGAGGAAAGATCACTCTCACTTCTTCAG TTAATGGTGAATGAAGGACTGGTGCCATCTccagaagaagaagagaataggAAAACTGTCATTGAAAAACTTAAACAA ATTGTAGTGGCGTGGGTTAAGCGAGTAGCTTGGCAACGCCGGCTTCCTAAACAAGACATAGCTGTTACTAGTGCTACCTTATTAACATATGGCTCTTATGGCCTTGGG GTTCATGGTTCAGAGTCAGACATTGATGCTTTATGTGTCGGTCCTTACTTTGCCACCATG AATTTAGACATTTTAAATCCTGTGTTTTTGAGAGATATTGATGAAACTGGTTGGAAAAGCTTGTCCAGGGTGCTCGCAAACACACAGATTTGTCGGCTTGTTCCGGACTTGAAG AAATTCCAGTCAATGTTACGATGTGTCAAATTTTGGGCAAAGAGACGAGGAGTGTATGGTAAT CTAAATGGGTTTCTTGGAGGAATTCATTTGGCAATTCTTGCTGCTTTTGTTTGTCAATGTGATCCATTTGTGGGTTTGAGTGCTCTAATTTCacatttcttcaaaaaatttgcTTTTTGGCCTTGGCCTAGACCGGTTGAACTGCAAGATGAAACGTTACATCCTACTCTAAATCCCACAGAGACGCGGTTATATATGCCCATTCGGTTGCCATTTAGTTCTTATGAATATTGCCATTCAAACATCACTAAAAGCACATTCTATAAAATCAGAACTGAGTTTCTTCGTGGCCATAACTTAACCAAG GATCTTCTGAAGTTTGATTTTGATTGGCACAATGTATTGGAGCCTTTTCCTTACACAAAGAAATATGCTTGgtttctcaaaatttttctttcagCTTCTAAGCAGGATGAGCTTGGAGACTGGGTGGGTTGGATAAAGTCTCGCTTTTGCTGTCTTCTCTTCAAG CTAGAGGAGGTACAGGGTCTTTGTGACCCGAATCCCGCAGAATACATCGATGTCAACATAGCAGACCCACATGTCATTTTCTACTGGGGCTTACAAGCAGGAAAAACTAATGCCATAGACATCAAATCCGTGAAGGATGTTTTCTGGAGGAATATCAGTACCGGGTATCAAGGCCCTTTCGGAAAAATAGAGTTATCTATTGTGCAAGCCTCTCAAGTTCCCAAGTCTGCTCAATTCGATACCTTGAGCCAGAAAAAAAAAGCTTGTTGGAAGATGATGGACTACCATCAACGAAGGATCCCTATATACTCGCAGCATGTTCCGCAGTATATTGTTGGGTACGTATCGACAAATGGGGACCCTGAGTACCCAAGTGCTGGGGTATAG
- the LOC107910565 gene encoding nuclear poly(A) polymerase 3 isoform X12, which yields MKEERSLSLLQLMVNEGLVPSPEEEENRKTVIEKLKQVHGSESDIDALCVGPYFATMVNLDILNPVFLRDIDETGWKSLSRVLANTQICRLVPDLKKFQSMLRCVKFWAKRRGVYGNLNGFLGGIHLAILAAFVCQCDPFVGLSALISHFFKKFAFWPWPRPVELQDETLHPTLNPTETRLYMPIRLPFSSYEYCHSNITKSTFYKIRTEFLRGHNLTKDLLKFDFDWHNVLEPFPYTKKYAWFLKIFLSASKQDELGDWVGWIKSRFCCLLFKLEEVQGLCDPNPAEYIDVNIADPHVIFYWGLQAGKTNAIDIKSVKDVFWRNISTGYQGPFGKIELSIVQASQVPKSAQFDTLSQKKKACWKMMDYHQRRIPIYSQHVPQYIVGYVSTNGDPEYPSAGV from the exons ATGAAAGAGGAAAGATCACTCTCACTTCTTCAG TTAATGGTGAATGAAGGACTGGTGCCATCTccagaagaagaagagaataggAAAACTGTCATTGAAAAACTTAAACAA GTTCATGGTTCAGAGTCAGACATTGATGCTTTATGTGTCGGTCCTTACTTTGCCACCATGGTA AATTTAGACATTTTAAATCCTGTGTTTTTGAGAGATATTGATGAAACTGGTTGGAAAAGCTTGTCCAGGGTGCTCGCAAACACACAGATTTGTCGGCTTGTTCCGGACTTGAAG AAATTCCAGTCAATGTTACGATGTGTCAAATTTTGGGCAAAGAGACGAGGAGTGTATGGTAAT CTAAATGGGTTTCTTGGAGGAATTCATTTGGCAATTCTTGCTGCTTTTGTTTGTCAATGTGATCCATTTGTGGGTTTGAGTGCTCTAATTTCacatttcttcaaaaaatttgcTTTTTGGCCTTGGCCTAGACCGGTTGAACTGCAAGATGAAACGTTACATCCTACTCTAAATCCCACAGAGACGCGGTTATATATGCCCATTCGGTTGCCATTTAGTTCTTATGAATATTGCCATTCAAACATCACTAAAAGCACATTCTATAAAATCAGAACTGAGTTTCTTCGTGGCCATAACTTAACCAAG GATCTTCTGAAGTTTGATTTTGATTGGCACAATGTATTGGAGCCTTTTCCTTACACAAAGAAATATGCTTGgtttctcaaaatttttctttcagCTTCTAAGCAGGATGAGCTTGGAGACTGGGTGGGTTGGATAAAGTCTCGCTTTTGCTGTCTTCTCTTCAAG CTAGAGGAGGTACAGGGTCTTTGTGACCCGAATCCCGCAGAATACATCGATGTCAACATAGCAGACCCACATGTCATTTTCTACTGGGGCTTACAAGCAGGAAAAACTAATGCCATAGACATCAAATCCGTGAAGGATGTTTTCTGGAGGAATATCAGTACCGGGTATCAAGGCCCTTTCGGAAAAATAGAGTTATCTATTGTGCAAGCCTCTCAAGTTCCCAAGTCTGCTCAATTCGATACCTTGAGCCAGAAAAAAAAAGCTTGTTGGAAGATGATGGACTACCATCAACGAAGGATCCCTATATACTCGCAGCATGTTCCGCAGTATATTGTTGGGTACGTATCGACAAATGGGGACCCTGAGTACCCAAGTGCTGGGGTATAG
- the LOC107910565 gene encoding nuclear poly(A) polymerase 3 isoform X14 → MKEERSLSLLQLMVNEGLVPSPEEEENRKTVIEKLKQVHGSESDIDALCVGPYFATMNLDILNPVFLRDIDETGWKSLSRVLANTQICRLVPDLKSMLRCVKFWAKRRGVYGNLNGFLGGIHLAILAAFVCQCDPFVGLSALISHFFKKFAFWPWPRPVELQDETLHPTLNPTETRLYMPIRLPFSSYEYCHSNITKSTFYKIRTEFLRGHNLTKDLLKFDFDWHNVLEPFPYTKKYAWFLKIFLSASKQDELGDWVGWIKSRFCCLLFKLEEVQGLCDPNPAEYIDVNIADPHVIFYWGLQAGKTNAIDIKSVKDVFWRNISTGYQGPFGKIELSIVQASQVPKSAQFDTLSQKKKACWKMMDYHQRRIPIYSQHVPQYIVGYVSTNGDPEYPSAGV, encoded by the exons ATGAAAGAGGAAAGATCACTCTCACTTCTTCAG TTAATGGTGAATGAAGGACTGGTGCCATCTccagaagaagaagagaataggAAAACTGTCATTGAAAAACTTAAACAA GTTCATGGTTCAGAGTCAGACATTGATGCTTTATGTGTCGGTCCTTACTTTGCCACCATG AATTTAGACATTTTAAATCCTGTGTTTTTGAGAGATATTGATGAAACTGGTTGGAAAAGCTTGTCCAGGGTGCTCGCAAACACACAGATTTGTCGGCTTGTTCCGGACTTGAAG TCAATGTTACGATGTGTCAAATTTTGGGCAAAGAGACGAGGAGTGTATGGTAAT CTAAATGGGTTTCTTGGAGGAATTCATTTGGCAATTCTTGCTGCTTTTGTTTGTCAATGTGATCCATTTGTGGGTTTGAGTGCTCTAATTTCacatttcttcaaaaaatttgcTTTTTGGCCTTGGCCTAGACCGGTTGAACTGCAAGATGAAACGTTACATCCTACTCTAAATCCCACAGAGACGCGGTTATATATGCCCATTCGGTTGCCATTTAGTTCTTATGAATATTGCCATTCAAACATCACTAAAAGCACATTCTATAAAATCAGAACTGAGTTTCTTCGTGGCCATAACTTAACCAAG GATCTTCTGAAGTTTGATTTTGATTGGCACAATGTATTGGAGCCTTTTCCTTACACAAAGAAATATGCTTGgtttctcaaaatttttctttcagCTTCTAAGCAGGATGAGCTTGGAGACTGGGTGGGTTGGATAAAGTCTCGCTTTTGCTGTCTTCTCTTCAAG CTAGAGGAGGTACAGGGTCTTTGTGACCCGAATCCCGCAGAATACATCGATGTCAACATAGCAGACCCACATGTCATTTTCTACTGGGGCTTACAAGCAGGAAAAACTAATGCCATAGACATCAAATCCGTGAAGGATGTTTTCTGGAGGAATATCAGTACCGGGTATCAAGGCCCTTTCGGAAAAATAGAGTTATCTATTGTGCAAGCCTCTCAAGTTCCCAAGTCTGCTCAATTCGATACCTTGAGCCAGAAAAAAAAAGCTTGTTGGAAGATGATGGACTACCATCAACGAAGGATCCCTATATACTCGCAGCATGTTCCGCAGTATATTGTTGGGTACGTATCGACAAATGGGGACCCTGAGTACCCAAGTGCTGGGGTATAG
- the LOC107910565 gene encoding nuclear poly(A) polymerase 3 isoform X11 encodes MKEERSLSLLQLMVNEGLVPSPEEEENRKTVIEKLKQIVVAWVKRVAWQRRLPKQDIAVTSATLLTYGSYGLGNLDILNPVFLRDIDETGWKSLSRVLANTQICRLVPDLKSMLRCVKFWAKRRGVYGNLNGFLGGIHLAILAAFVCQCDPFVGLSALISHFFKKFAFWPWPRPVELQDETLHPTLNPTETRLYMPIRLPFSSYEYCHSNITKSTFYKIRTEFLRGHNLTKDLLKFDFDWHNVLEPFPYTKKYAWFLKIFLSASKQDELGDWVGWIKSRFCCLLFKLEEVQGLCDPNPAEYIDVNIADPHVIFYWGLQAGKTNAIDIKSVKDVFWRNISTGYQGPFGKIELSIVQASQVPKSAQFDTLSQKKKACWKMMDYHQRRIPIYSQHVPQYIVGYVSTNGDPEYPSAGV; translated from the exons ATGAAAGAGGAAAGATCACTCTCACTTCTTCAG TTAATGGTGAATGAAGGACTGGTGCCATCTccagaagaagaagagaataggAAAACTGTCATTGAAAAACTTAAACAA ATTGTAGTGGCGTGGGTTAAGCGAGTAGCTTGGCAACGCCGGCTTCCTAAACAAGACATAGCTGTTACTAGTGCTACCTTATTAACATATGGCTCTTATGGCCTTGGG AATTTAGACATTTTAAATCCTGTGTTTTTGAGAGATATTGATGAAACTGGTTGGAAAAGCTTGTCCAGGGTGCTCGCAAACACACAGATTTGTCGGCTTGTTCCGGACTTGAAG TCAATGTTACGATGTGTCAAATTTTGGGCAAAGAGACGAGGAGTGTATGGTAAT CTAAATGGGTTTCTTGGAGGAATTCATTTGGCAATTCTTGCTGCTTTTGTTTGTCAATGTGATCCATTTGTGGGTTTGAGTGCTCTAATTTCacatttcttcaaaaaatttgcTTTTTGGCCTTGGCCTAGACCGGTTGAACTGCAAGATGAAACGTTACATCCTACTCTAAATCCCACAGAGACGCGGTTATATATGCCCATTCGGTTGCCATTTAGTTCTTATGAATATTGCCATTCAAACATCACTAAAAGCACATTCTATAAAATCAGAACTGAGTTTCTTCGTGGCCATAACTTAACCAAG GATCTTCTGAAGTTTGATTTTGATTGGCACAATGTATTGGAGCCTTTTCCTTACACAAAGAAATATGCTTGgtttctcaaaatttttctttcagCTTCTAAGCAGGATGAGCTTGGAGACTGGGTGGGTTGGATAAAGTCTCGCTTTTGCTGTCTTCTCTTCAAG CTAGAGGAGGTACAGGGTCTTTGTGACCCGAATCCCGCAGAATACATCGATGTCAACATAGCAGACCCACATGTCATTTTCTACTGGGGCTTACAAGCAGGAAAAACTAATGCCATAGACATCAAATCCGTGAAGGATGTTTTCTGGAGGAATATCAGTACCGGGTATCAAGGCCCTTTCGGAAAAATAGAGTTATCTATTGTGCAAGCCTCTCAAGTTCCCAAGTCTGCTCAATTCGATACCTTGAGCCAGAAAAAAAAAGCTTGTTGGAAGATGATGGACTACCATCAACGAAGGATCCCTATATACTCGCAGCATGTTCCGCAGTATATTGTTGGGTACGTATCGACAAATGGGGACCCTGAGTACCCAAGTGCTGGGGTATAG
- the LOC107910565 gene encoding nuclear poly(A) polymerase 3 isoform X4, whose product MKEERSLSLLQLMVNEGLVPSPEEEENRKTVIEKLKQVHGSESDIDALCVGPYFATMVDDFFIVLYNMLKSRPEVSEIYCVKDVKVPLMRFVFDGILIDLPFVQLKVLVVPENLDILNPVFLRDIDETGWKSLSRVLANTQICRLVPDLKKFQSMLRCVKFWAKRRGVYGNLNGFLGGIHLAILAAFVCQCDPFVGLSALISHFFKKFAFWPWPRPVELQDETLHPTLNPTETRLYMPIRLPFSSYEYCHSNITKSTFYKIRTEFLRGHNLTKDLLKFDFDWHNVLEPFPYTKKYAWFLKIFLSASKQDELGDWVGWIKSRFCCLLFKLEEVQGLCDPNPAEYIDVNIADPHVIFYWGLQAGKTNAIDIKSVKDVFWRNISTGYQGPFGKIELSIVQASQVPKSAQFDTLSQKKKACWKMMDYHQRRIPIYSQHVPQYIVGYVSTNGDPEYPSAGV is encoded by the exons ATGAAAGAGGAAAGATCACTCTCACTTCTTCAG TTAATGGTGAATGAAGGACTGGTGCCATCTccagaagaagaagagaataggAAAACTGTCATTGAAAAACTTAAACAA GTTCATGGTTCAGAGTCAGACATTGATGCTTTATGTGTCGGTCCTTACTTTGCCACCATGGTA GATGATTTCTTTATTGTTCTATATAACATGCTTAAGAGCAGACCTGAGGTATCTGAGATTTATtgtgtaaaagatgtaaaagtcCCACTAATGCGTTTTGTGTTCGATGGAATCTTGATAGATCTTCCCTTTGTGCAGCTTAAAGTTTTAGTTGTTCCAGAG AATTTAGACATTTTAAATCCTGTGTTTTTGAGAGATATTGATGAAACTGGTTGGAAAAGCTTGTCCAGGGTGCTCGCAAACACACAGATTTGTCGGCTTGTTCCGGACTTGAAG AAATTCCAGTCAATGTTACGATGTGTCAAATTTTGGGCAAAGAGACGAGGAGTGTATGGTAAT CTAAATGGGTTTCTTGGAGGAATTCATTTGGCAATTCTTGCTGCTTTTGTTTGTCAATGTGATCCATTTGTGGGTTTGAGTGCTCTAATTTCacatttcttcaaaaaatttgcTTTTTGGCCTTGGCCTAGACCGGTTGAACTGCAAGATGAAACGTTACATCCTACTCTAAATCCCACAGAGACGCGGTTATATATGCCCATTCGGTTGCCATTTAGTTCTTATGAATATTGCCATTCAAACATCACTAAAAGCACATTCTATAAAATCAGAACTGAGTTTCTTCGTGGCCATAACTTAACCAAG GATCTTCTGAAGTTTGATTTTGATTGGCACAATGTATTGGAGCCTTTTCCTTACACAAAGAAATATGCTTGgtttctcaaaatttttctttcagCTTCTAAGCAGGATGAGCTTGGAGACTGGGTGGGTTGGATAAAGTCTCGCTTTTGCTGTCTTCTCTTCAAG CTAGAGGAGGTACAGGGTCTTTGTGACCCGAATCCCGCAGAATACATCGATGTCAACATAGCAGACCCACATGTCATTTTCTACTGGGGCTTACAAGCAGGAAAAACTAATGCCATAGACATCAAATCCGTGAAGGATGTTTTCTGGAGGAATATCAGTACCGGGTATCAAGGCCCTTTCGGAAAAATAGAGTTATCTATTGTGCAAGCCTCTCAAGTTCCCAAGTCTGCTCAATTCGATACCTTGAGCCAGAAAAAAAAAGCTTGTTGGAAGATGATGGACTACCATCAACGAAGGATCCCTATATACTCGCAGCATGTTCCGCAGTATATTGTTGGGTACGTATCGACAAATGGGGACCCTGAGTACCCAAGTGCTGGGGTATAG
- the LOC107910565 gene encoding nuclear poly(A) polymerase 3 isoform X10: protein MKEERSLSLLQLMVNEGLVPSPEEEENRKTVIEKLKQIVVAWVKRVAWQRRLPKQDIAVTSATLLTYGSYGLGNLDILNPVFLRDIDETGWKSLSRVLANTQICRLVPDLKKFQSMLRCVKFWAKRRGVYGNLNGFLGGIHLAILAAFVCQCDPFVGLSALISHFFKKFAFWPWPRPVELQDETLHPTLNPTETRLYMPIRLPFSSYEYCHSNITKSTFYKIRTEFLRGHNLTKDLLKFDFDWHNVLEPFPYTKKYAWFLKIFLSASKQDELGDWVGWIKSRFCCLLFKLEEVQGLCDPNPAEYIDVNIADPHVIFYWGLQAGKTNAIDIKSVKDVFWRNISTGYQGPFGKIELSIVQASQVPKSAQFDTLSQKKKACWKMMDYHQRRIPIYSQHVPQYIVGYVSTNGDPEYPSAGV, encoded by the exons ATGAAAGAGGAAAGATCACTCTCACTTCTTCAG TTAATGGTGAATGAAGGACTGGTGCCATCTccagaagaagaagagaataggAAAACTGTCATTGAAAAACTTAAACAA ATTGTAGTGGCGTGGGTTAAGCGAGTAGCTTGGCAACGCCGGCTTCCTAAACAAGACATAGCTGTTACTAGTGCTACCTTATTAACATATGGCTCTTATGGCCTTGGG AATTTAGACATTTTAAATCCTGTGTTTTTGAGAGATATTGATGAAACTGGTTGGAAAAGCTTGTCCAGGGTGCTCGCAAACACACAGATTTGTCGGCTTGTTCCGGACTTGAAG AAATTCCAGTCAATGTTACGATGTGTCAAATTTTGGGCAAAGAGACGAGGAGTGTATGGTAAT CTAAATGGGTTTCTTGGAGGAATTCATTTGGCAATTCTTGCTGCTTTTGTTTGTCAATGTGATCCATTTGTGGGTTTGAGTGCTCTAATTTCacatttcttcaaaaaatttgcTTTTTGGCCTTGGCCTAGACCGGTTGAACTGCAAGATGAAACGTTACATCCTACTCTAAATCCCACAGAGACGCGGTTATATATGCCCATTCGGTTGCCATTTAGTTCTTATGAATATTGCCATTCAAACATCACTAAAAGCACATTCTATAAAATCAGAACTGAGTTTCTTCGTGGCCATAACTTAACCAAG GATCTTCTGAAGTTTGATTTTGATTGGCACAATGTATTGGAGCCTTTTCCTTACACAAAGAAATATGCTTGgtttctcaaaatttttctttcagCTTCTAAGCAGGATGAGCTTGGAGACTGGGTGGGTTGGATAAAGTCTCGCTTTTGCTGTCTTCTCTTCAAG CTAGAGGAGGTACAGGGTCTTTGTGACCCGAATCCCGCAGAATACATCGATGTCAACATAGCAGACCCACATGTCATTTTCTACTGGGGCTTACAAGCAGGAAAAACTAATGCCATAGACATCAAATCCGTGAAGGATGTTTTCTGGAGGAATATCAGTACCGGGTATCAAGGCCCTTTCGGAAAAATAGAGTTATCTATTGTGCAAGCCTCTCAAGTTCCCAAGTCTGCTCAATTCGATACCTTGAGCCAGAAAAAAAAAGCTTGTTGGAAGATGATGGACTACCATCAACGAAGGATCCCTATATACTCGCAGCATGTTCCGCAGTATATTGTTGGGTACGTATCGACAAATGGGGACCCTGAGTACCCAAGTGCTGGGGTATAG
- the LOC107910565 gene encoding nuclear poly(A) polymerase 3 isoform X5, which produces MKEERSLSLLQLMVNEGLVPSPEEEENRKTVIEKLKQVHGSESDIDALCVGPYFATMDDFFIVLYNMLKSRPEVSEIYCVKDVKVPLMRFVFDGILIDLPFVQLKVLVVPENLDILNPVFLRDIDETGWKSLSRVLANTQICRLVPDLKKFQSMLRCVKFWAKRRGVYGNLNGFLGGIHLAILAAFVCQCDPFVGLSALISHFFKKFAFWPWPRPVELQDETLHPTLNPTETRLYMPIRLPFSSYEYCHSNITKSTFYKIRTEFLRGHNLTKDLLKFDFDWHNVLEPFPYTKKYAWFLKIFLSASKQDELGDWVGWIKSRFCCLLFKLEEVQGLCDPNPAEYIDVNIADPHVIFYWGLQAGKTNAIDIKSVKDVFWRNISTGYQGPFGKIELSIVQASQVPKSAQFDTLSQKKKACWKMMDYHQRRIPIYSQHVPQYIVGYVSTNGDPEYPSAGV; this is translated from the exons ATGAAAGAGGAAAGATCACTCTCACTTCTTCAG TTAATGGTGAATGAAGGACTGGTGCCATCTccagaagaagaagagaataggAAAACTGTCATTGAAAAACTTAAACAA GTTCATGGTTCAGAGTCAGACATTGATGCTTTATGTGTCGGTCCTTACTTTGCCACCATG GATGATTTCTTTATTGTTCTATATAACATGCTTAAGAGCAGACCTGAGGTATCTGAGATTTATtgtgtaaaagatgtaaaagtcCCACTAATGCGTTTTGTGTTCGATGGAATCTTGATAGATCTTCCCTTTGTGCAGCTTAAAGTTTTAGTTGTTCCAGAG AATTTAGACATTTTAAATCCTGTGTTTTTGAGAGATATTGATGAAACTGGTTGGAAAAGCTTGTCCAGGGTGCTCGCAAACACACAGATTTGTCGGCTTGTTCCGGACTTGAAG AAATTCCAGTCAATGTTACGATGTGTCAAATTTTGGGCAAAGAGACGAGGAGTGTATGGTAAT CTAAATGGGTTTCTTGGAGGAATTCATTTGGCAATTCTTGCTGCTTTTGTTTGTCAATGTGATCCATTTGTGGGTTTGAGTGCTCTAATTTCacatttcttcaaaaaatttgcTTTTTGGCCTTGGCCTAGACCGGTTGAACTGCAAGATGAAACGTTACATCCTACTCTAAATCCCACAGAGACGCGGTTATATATGCCCATTCGGTTGCCATTTAGTTCTTATGAATATTGCCATTCAAACATCACTAAAAGCACATTCTATAAAATCAGAACTGAGTTTCTTCGTGGCCATAACTTAACCAAG GATCTTCTGAAGTTTGATTTTGATTGGCACAATGTATTGGAGCCTTTTCCTTACACAAAGAAATATGCTTGgtttctcaaaatttttctttcagCTTCTAAGCAGGATGAGCTTGGAGACTGGGTGGGTTGGATAAAGTCTCGCTTTTGCTGTCTTCTCTTCAAG CTAGAGGAGGTACAGGGTCTTTGTGACCCGAATCCCGCAGAATACATCGATGTCAACATAGCAGACCCACATGTCATTTTCTACTGGGGCTTACAAGCAGGAAAAACTAATGCCATAGACATCAAATCCGTGAAGGATGTTTTCTGGAGGAATATCAGTACCGGGTATCAAGGCCCTTTCGGAAAAATAGAGTTATCTATTGTGCAAGCCTCTCAAGTTCCCAAGTCTGCTCAATTCGATACCTTGAGCCAGAAAAAAAAAGCTTGTTGGAAGATGATGGACTACCATCAACGAAGGATCCCTATATACTCGCAGCATGTTCCGCAGTATATTGTTGGGTACGTATCGACAAATGGGGACCCTGAGTACCCAAGTGCTGGGGTATAG
- the LOC107910565 gene encoding nuclear poly(A) polymerase 3 isoform X9, whose protein sequence is MKEERSLSLLQLMVNEGLVPSPEEEENRKTVIEKLKQIVVAWVKRVAWQRRLPKQDIAVTSATLLTYGSYGLGVHGSESDIDALCVGPYFATMNLDILNPVFLRDIDETGWKSLSRVLANTQICRLVPDLKSMLRCVKFWAKRRGVYGNLNGFLGGIHLAILAAFVCQCDPFVGLSALISHFFKKFAFWPWPRPVELQDETLHPTLNPTETRLYMPIRLPFSSYEYCHSNITKSTFYKIRTEFLRGHNLTKDLLKFDFDWHNVLEPFPYTKKYAWFLKIFLSASKQDELGDWVGWIKSRFCCLLFKLEEVQGLCDPNPAEYIDVNIADPHVIFYWGLQAGKTNAIDIKSVKDVFWRNISTGYQGPFGKIELSIVQASQVPKSAQFDTLSQKKKACWKMMDYHQRRIPIYSQHVPQYIVGYVSTNGDPEYPSAGV, encoded by the exons ATGAAAGAGGAAAGATCACTCTCACTTCTTCAG TTAATGGTGAATGAAGGACTGGTGCCATCTccagaagaagaagagaataggAAAACTGTCATTGAAAAACTTAAACAA ATTGTAGTGGCGTGGGTTAAGCGAGTAGCTTGGCAACGCCGGCTTCCTAAACAAGACATAGCTGTTACTAGTGCTACCTTATTAACATATGGCTCTTATGGCCTTGGG GTTCATGGTTCAGAGTCAGACATTGATGCTTTATGTGTCGGTCCTTACTTTGCCACCATG AATTTAGACATTTTAAATCCTGTGTTTTTGAGAGATATTGATGAAACTGGTTGGAAAAGCTTGTCCAGGGTGCTCGCAAACACACAGATTTGTCGGCTTGTTCCGGACTTGAAG TCAATGTTACGATGTGTCAAATTTTGGGCAAAGAGACGAGGAGTGTATGGTAAT CTAAATGGGTTTCTTGGAGGAATTCATTTGGCAATTCTTGCTGCTTTTGTTTGTCAATGTGATCCATTTGTGGGTTTGAGTGCTCTAATTTCacatttcttcaaaaaatttgcTTTTTGGCCTTGGCCTAGACCGGTTGAACTGCAAGATGAAACGTTACATCCTACTCTAAATCCCACAGAGACGCGGTTATATATGCCCATTCGGTTGCCATTTAGTTCTTATGAATATTGCCATTCAAACATCACTAAAAGCACATTCTATAAAATCAGAACTGAGTTTCTTCGTGGCCATAACTTAACCAAG GATCTTCTGAAGTTTGATTTTGATTGGCACAATGTATTGGAGCCTTTTCCTTACACAAAGAAATATGCTTGgtttctcaaaatttttctttcagCTTCTAAGCAGGATGAGCTTGGAGACTGGGTGGGTTGGATAAAGTCTCGCTTTTGCTGTCTTCTCTTCAAG CTAGAGGAGGTACAGGGTCTTTGTGACCCGAATCCCGCAGAATACATCGATGTCAACATAGCAGACCCACATGTCATTTTCTACTGGGGCTTACAAGCAGGAAAAACTAATGCCATAGACATCAAATCCGTGAAGGATGTTTTCTGGAGGAATATCAGTACCGGGTATCAAGGCCCTTTCGGAAAAATAGAGTTATCTATTGTGCAAGCCTCTCAAGTTCCCAAGTCTGCTCAATTCGATACCTTGAGCCAGAAAAAAAAAGCTTGTTGGAAGATGATGGACTACCATCAACGAAGGATCCCTATATACTCGCAGCATGTTCCGCAGTATATTGTTGGGTACGTATCGACAAATGGGGACCCTGAGTACCCAAGTGCTGGGGTATAG